Sequence from the Kineosporia succinea genome:
TGGGTGCCGCTGCGGCTCTCGCTGCGGGGACCATGGTGTTCGCTGGTGTCGGGCAGGCTCAGGCCGCCGTCGACACGATGCCGACCGTGCACGCCGAGCAGGGCCCGGTGCGCACGCCGTCCGGTCGTGTCCGGTGCACGGGGCCGGGGGAGTGGCACGCGACCGCTTTCGTCCCGACGACCCGCCGCGAGCACGGCAAGCACTGGGCGCAGGTGTCGATCCAGTACCGCCACGGCGGCCGGGCGACGATCGCCGGCACCGCGAGCCGTACGAGCCGGGTCGTGCCGGTGACGTTCTGCATCACGCCCAGCAAGGTCCAGGGCGGGCACGGTCCGATCCGGGGTATCGCCACGGATCTCGTCGACGGCCGCTCCCGGTCCTTCCCGATCAGCTTCCGTTAATTCCAAGTCTCGGCGTCGGGACTTGGGATTCCAGTCTTAAATTCCAAGTCCTGCGCCGGGCTTTCCTCCCCCATCAGACTTTCCGAAAGCAGGCGCATCATGTCCAGTACCACGACCATGCTCGAGCTCCCGATGGACCACGAGCAGATCCAGGCGATGCTGTCCCTCGCGATCGGCGCGCTCGGTGAATCCCGGCTCCTGATCGACACTCTCGGCCGCACCGGATACGCCGTCGACCCCGAAAAGCTCCACCAGGCGCAGTACGGGCTCATGCAGATCCTCAACCACGTTCCCGACGGGCATCCGGCGCCGAAGCTGTCGCAGGTGCACGCCGCGCGGGTCGAGACCGCGATGACGGGGGTGACCCAGTGAGGCGGAACCGGCGGGTCATGACGATCCCGTGCACGGTGAAACTCAGGCAGGCTCCGGCGCGGCACATGCAGCCGGTGATGTTCTCGTTCGATGCGGCCGAGCCGTTCGTCGTCCGGCTGGAAGTCCAGACGTCAGTGGAGGGAATCTTCGCGAAGTTCAATGTGTCACGGGAACTCCTGGCCAACGGATCGGGCGTGGCCGCGGGCGACCTGAAGCACCGGGTGTACCCGGATGACGGGCAGATCGTCATCAACCTGACCGACGAGAAGGGCACCATCACGTTCCGGGCCCTGCGCATCAACATCGACGCGTTCCTCGGGCAGACGTACCAGATCCGGCCCGTGCAGGCCGACGCCCCGTCCCTCGACGTCGACCCCAGTCTCGCGGCGGCTCTCGATGCGTGGATCGAGCACAGTCTGAAGGAGGCGTCGTGAGCATCTCTGGCGACCGTGAGCACCGGAAGGCCCTGACCTGCCAGCGGCGCAAGCTG
This genomic interval carries:
- a CDS encoding SsgA family sporulation/cell division regulator, whose amino-acid sequence is MKLRQAPARHMQPVMFSFDAAEPFVVRLEVQTSVEGIFAKFNVSRELLANGSGVAAGDLKHRVYPDDGQIVINLTDEKGTITFRALRINIDAFLGQTYQIRPVQADAPSLDVDPSLAAALDAWIEHSLKEAS